One part of the Thermoplasmata archaeon genome encodes these proteins:
- a CDS encoding tRNA(Ile)(2)-agmatinylcytidine synthase, giving the protein MVLWIGVDDTDSLRGMCTTFLATEIVRELTKEYDLIGYPRLVRLNPNIPWKTRGNGAICLRVGRGRGVPRSIGRIETTEVRAYPRGDDPANPGRVEAVVGRLVERWSCLDDETTNPGFVVLHRQPAVRMYWRAVRGIVEKTEALQSAAGLGCIRQYKNGRGVIGAIAATAWRPRDRTYEIMAYRETARWGSQRNIDSESVADMDLRFPSTFNNLDRETLRIAIVPHSPCPVLFGIRGEDPQDLPAAARTIRGEGPARLMVFETNQGTDDHVVPRPTDDPLTAGVFTGKVTCAPHAIQGGHVIFRMGKREVVAYEPSKGFRRIVRELTPNDRLRVVASVRDRPRVLNLEKMGIIELSKSVEKVANPLCLSCGRRMKSRGRSAGFRCGRCHRVAPVEAAAYRVVPRHVQTGWYEPPVCSRRHLSKPLKRGVPRPF; this is encoded by the coding sequence ATGGTCTTGTGGATCGGCGTGGACGATACGGACAGCCTACGAGGCATGTGCACGACGTTCCTCGCAACCGAAATCGTGCGCGAGCTGACGAAGGAATACGACCTCATCGGGTATCCCCGTCTCGTGAGGCTCAACCCGAACATCCCGTGGAAGACGCGAGGGAACGGCGCGATTTGCCTACGGGTGGGCCGAGGACGCGGAGTGCCGCGGTCCATCGGCCGCATCGAAACCACCGAGGTCCGTGCATATCCCCGCGGCGACGATCCCGCGAATCCCGGCCGAGTGGAGGCCGTCGTCGGCCGTCTCGTCGAACGGTGGTCTTGCCTCGACGACGAGACAACGAATCCCGGATTCGTGGTCTTGCACAGACAACCCGCCGTTCGCATGTATTGGCGTGCGGTCAGGGGAATCGTCGAAAAGACCGAGGCGCTCCAATCGGCGGCAGGGCTGGGTTGCATTCGGCAGTACAAGAACGGCCGCGGGGTCATCGGCGCGATCGCGGCGACCGCGTGGAGGCCCCGAGACCGAACATACGAAATCATGGCTTACCGCGAAACCGCACGGTGGGGTAGCCAGCGAAACATCGACTCCGAGTCCGTCGCGGACATGGACCTTCGCTTCCCATCGACGTTCAACAATCTCGACCGCGAGACCTTGCGGATCGCGATTGTCCCTCACTCCCCATGCCCCGTCCTCTTCGGCATCCGAGGAGAGGATCCGCAAGATCTGCCAGCCGCGGCACGCACGATCCGGGGCGAGGGTCCCGCCCGCCTGATGGTGTTCGAGACGAATCAGGGCACGGACGATCACGTAGTCCCGCGGCCGACCGACGATCCGCTTACGGCGGGCGTGTTCACCGGCAAGGTGACGTGCGCGCCGCACGCGATCCAAGGCGGTCATGTGATTTTTAGGATGGGAAAGCGAGAAGTCGTTGCCTACGAGCCGTCGAAGGGTTTCCGGAGAATCGTACGAGAACTGACACCGAACGACCGGCTTCGGGTTGTCGCCTCCGTCCGGGACCGACCTCGTGTCCTCAACCTCGAGAAGATGGGGATTATCGAACTGTCGAAGTCAGTCGAGAAAGTCGCGAATCCTCTATGCCTGTCCTGCGGTCGGCGCATGAAATCGCGCGGCCGGTCGGCCGGATTTCGGTGCGGCCGATGTCATCGGGTCGCACCGGTCGAGGCCGCAGCCTATCGCGTCGTGCCCCGTCACGTTCAGACCGGCTGGTATGAGCCCCCTGTGTGCTCGCGCCGCCACTTGAGCAAGCCGCTCAAACGAGGCGTTCCGAGGCCGTTCTAG
- a CDS encoding amino acid ABC transporter permease, whose translation MSGEPRQDVPDRIRRATMQALRDALHWHSISIAIIALIVVAAVILVMAQVGLVDLQFMASRWPGFVVPFIDSPLYLSLFLTTVPFVVGFLIAIPMGMLRAYRVSLTRKRTGEALAFGRARELWGTPRAVLRIIGGRIVRAVMLPLSGIATGYTEGIRGTPFFVQMWLVYFFVINNFPRQPRLFEFIGLLALTINTIGYQAEVFRAGFQSVGQGQIEAAKSVGMRGWSIFLHITLPQSLRLVTLPLANEWIGLLKASAIVSIIGVDEIQHFGNDVASGHPIEAFVMVSVMYLAVIIPLSRVVTYLERVRRIPGLGTPMPSAAGRLFGTRRPRRPLGDKAATLPRGRDIRGTRTASERLV comes from the coding sequence ATGTCGGGGGAACCCCGCCAAGACGTCCCTGACCGAATTCGACGGGCAACCATGCAGGCCTTGCGTGACGCCTTGCACTGGCACTCGATCTCGATCGCGATCATCGCGCTGATTGTGGTCGCGGCCGTCATCTTGGTCATGGCTCAGGTGGGCTTAGTCGACTTACAGTTCATGGCTTCAAGGTGGCCCGGATTCGTTGTCCCCTTCATCGACTCGCCTTTGTATCTCTCGCTTTTCCTCACGACTGTCCCATTCGTCGTCGGTTTCCTCATCGCGATTCCGATGGGGATGCTCCGAGCCTATCGCGTCTCTCTAACGCGGAAACGCACCGGCGAGGCGCTCGCCTTCGGCCGCGCGCGAGAATTGTGGGGCACGCCGCGGGCGGTACTCCGCATCATCGGCGGACGGATAGTCCGCGCGGTCATGCTTCCCCTGTCCGGGATTGCGACCGGTTACACGGAGGGGATCCGAGGGACGCCATTTTTTGTCCAGATGTGGCTCGTGTACTTCTTCGTAATCAACAACTTCCCGCGACAGCCTCGACTGTTCGAGTTCATCGGACTCCTTGCGCTGACGATCAACACGATCGGATACCAAGCGGAGGTCTTCCGGGCCGGGTTCCAGTCCGTCGGCCAGGGTCAAATCGAGGCAGCGAAGTCGGTCGGCATGCGGGGCTGGAGCATCTTCCTTCATATCACGCTCCCCCAGAGTCTTCGACTCGTGACATTGCCTCTTGCCAACGAATGGATCGGCCTCCTCAAAGCGAGCGCAATCGTCAGCATCATAGGTGTCGACGAGATCCAGCACTTTGGGAACGACGTGGCGAGCGGTCACCCGATTGAGGCGTTCGTCATGGTTTCGGTGATGTACCTCGCAGTAATCATCCCACTGAGCCGAGTCGTCACATACCTCGAGCGTGTGCGGCGAATTCCCGGACTCGGCACGCCGATGCCGAGCGCCGCAGGGCGTTTATTCGGCACGCGGAGACCGCGCCGGCCTCTGGGCGACAAGGCCGCGACCCTACCTCGTGGGCGAGACATCCGTGGAACTAGAACGGCCTCGGAACGCCTCGTTTGA
- a CDS encoding amino acid ABC transporter ATP-binding protein, whose amino-acid sequence MIRAENIQKSFADLHVLRGISLEVTKGEVLCIIGPSGSGKSTFLRCLNLLVVPDSGDVYLEGVRITSPDIRPEWARQQIGMVFQSFNLFTHLTALRNVTLGLTKVLKMDPKEAAKKARWELERVGLGDKLAAYPAQLSGGQQQRVAIARALAMDPKVMLFDEPTSALDPEFIHEVLDVMAKLADEGMTMVVVTHEMGFAKSVADEVAFLDQGKIVEQGPPSEIFDHPTEPRTKAFVSRILG is encoded by the coding sequence ATGATCCGAGCCGAGAATATCCAGAAGTCATTCGCGGACCTGCATGTACTCCGAGGAATCAGCCTGGAGGTCACGAAAGGGGAGGTCTTGTGCATCATCGGCCCGTCCGGTTCGGGCAAATCGACCTTCCTTCGATGTTTGAATCTGCTCGTCGTCCCCGACAGCGGAGACGTGTACCTAGAGGGTGTACGAATCACGTCTCCCGACATCCGGCCAGAGTGGGCACGGCAACAGATTGGAATGGTCTTTCAGTCGTTCAACCTCTTCACACACCTAACCGCCCTTCGCAACGTCACCCTTGGTCTCACGAAAGTCCTGAAAATGGATCCCAAAGAAGCGGCCAAGAAAGCGCGATGGGAACTCGAACGGGTCGGTCTTGGGGACAAGCTCGCCGCTTACCCGGCTCAGCTCTCGGGGGGGCAGCAACAACGGGTCGCGATTGCGAGAGCCCTCGCGATGGATCCGAAGGTCATGCTCTTCGATGAGCCGACGTCGGCGTTGGATCCGGAATTCATCCACGAGGTCTTGGATGTCATGGCGAAACTTGCGGACGAAGGGATGACGATGGTTGTCGTCACGCACGAGATGGGTTTTGCTAAGAGTGTGGCAGACGAGGTCGCGTTCCTGGATCAAGGCAAGATCGTGGAGCAGGGACCGCCGTCCGAAATCTTCGACCACCCGACCGAACCGCGGACGAAGGCTTTCGTCAGCCGGATACTGGGGTGA
- a CDS encoding amino acid ABC transporter permease, which yields MPFLARGRSLAPYAAPEERRRQVIAISSKGGKPDGWPHRSDGRLLHARRIGFSRRTLARNIVGLVGALVAFLFLVWLGQSGVYSLAYAESIVPSLVRGFAGTLWLVGAVIPVGFTMGLLMAWARTSTSRTARAVGGTYVEFFRSMPPITLISFSSLLATKMIRSLFFIDNPVEFAVTAGALALAFHSGSYQTEIMRAGFLSVPAGQIEAAYAMGLSRSTTLFNVVFPQAFRVSLPALGNEFSSVIKDTSLLSAISAIELSFIGGVLVNGALAIDFNLIFIIWTEIALLYFVLTYFVVRIVRFVENRSKVPGLEAAQL from the coding sequence ATGCCTTTTCTAGCCCGCGGGCGTTCCCTGGCTCCTTACGCCGCGCCCGAGGAAAGGCGACGACAGGTGATTGCTATCTCCTCCAAGGGGGGAAAGCCGGATGGTTGGCCACATCGATCCGATGGGCGCTTGCTCCACGCGAGGCGGATCGGATTCAGTCGGCGGACGCTCGCGAGGAATATTGTGGGACTCGTTGGCGCACTCGTCGCGTTCCTTTTCCTCGTATGGCTCGGTCAGTCCGGCGTCTACAGTCTCGCGTACGCTGAATCCATTGTTCCGTCACTCGTCCGGGGATTCGCCGGTACTCTCTGGTTGGTGGGCGCGGTCATTCCCGTGGGGTTCACGATGGGGCTCCTCATGGCATGGGCCCGAACATCGACCTCACGGACCGCGAGGGCCGTCGGCGGAACCTACGTCGAGTTCTTCCGCTCGATGCCTCCAATCACCCTGATTTCGTTCAGCTCCCTTCTCGCGACGAAGATGATTCGTTCCCTGTTCTTCATCGACAATCCCGTGGAGTTCGCCGTGACAGCGGGCGCACTCGCGCTCGCATTTCATTCCGGTTCATATCAGACGGAAATCATGCGCGCGGGATTTCTTTCCGTTCCTGCCGGCCAGATCGAAGCGGCCTACGCGATGGGTCTGTCGCGATCGACGACCCTCTTCAACGTAGTCTTCCCCCAGGCATTCCGCGTGTCGCTGCCGGCCCTGGGCAATGAGTTCAGTTCGGTCATCAAAGATACGTCCTTGCTGTCCGCCATTAGCGCAATCGAGCTCTCGTTCATAGGCGGGGTGCTGGTAAACGGCGCCCTCGCGATTGACTTCAATCTGATCTTCATCATATGGACCGAAATCGCTCTCCTTTACTTCGTCCTCACATATTTCGTCGTTCGGATTGTGCGATTCGTAGAGAATCGGTCCAAGGTTCCAGGTCTCGAAGCGGCGCAGCTATGA
- a CDS encoding transporter substrate-binding domain-containing protein has translation MAEGGGAPPAAMRAKGVSAVVTIAVAIVLFLVGLGAGYFVFRAPPPPKTTLVVGTNVPFPPFEDFNSSTGEFVGFDIDLATYVAYDLGWTMAVRQYASFPNLLGDVGVGNVDMAVAAITMSGSKGAERNASMDFSNPYYNANQGVLVQTASAITCATECTVNDLKAYTIGVQQATTSLDWANTYLRPNMTNPDTQIVVFERVDTEIAALKGGQIDAVIIDLDPAKTYAGATNSGLRVAGQITTGELYGFAVANGDPLKLVPSINRTLANLRANGTYDALIQKWFA, from the coding sequence ATGGCAGAGGGAGGAGGCGCGCCGCCCGCGGCGATGCGGGCCAAAGGTGTCTCGGCGGTCGTCACAATCGCCGTTGCGATCGTGTTGTTCTTGGTAGGACTCGGTGCCGGCTACTTTGTCTTCCGTGCTCCGCCGCCCCCGAAAACCACCCTTGTCGTGGGCACGAATGTTCCGTTCCCGCCATTCGAGGACTTCAATAGCTCGACGGGTGAGTTCGTTGGCTTCGATATCGACCTCGCGACATACGTCGCCTACGACCTAGGTTGGACGATGGCGGTCAGGCAATACGCGAGCTTCCCGAACCTTCTCGGAGACGTAGGGGTTGGCAATGTGGACATGGCCGTCGCCGCCATCACGATGTCCGGCTCGAAAGGGGCGGAGCGCAACGCGTCCATGGACTTCTCGAACCCATATTACAACGCGAACCAAGGCGTCCTCGTCCAAACCGCATCCGCGATCACGTGCGCGACCGAGTGTACGGTCAACGACTTGAAGGCGTACACAATCGGCGTGCAGCAGGCGACGACAAGCCTCGATTGGGCGAATACCTATCTGAGGCCCAACATGACGAACCCCGACACACAGATTGTCGTCTTCGAGCGGGTCGACACCGAGATTGCGGCCCTGAAAGGAGGCCAGATTGACGCCGTGATCATCGACCTCGACCCTGCGAAGACGTACGCGGGGGCAACGAACAGCGGCCTTCGCGTGGCCGGTCAAATCACGACCGGAGAGCTGTACGGATTTGCGGTTGCGAATGGGGACCCGCTGAAGCTCGTACCCTCGATAAACCGGACCCTCGCGAACCTCCGTGCGAACGGGACATATGATGCGCTAATCCAGAAATGGTTCGCGTAG